A window of the Helianthus annuus cultivar XRQ/B chromosome 4, HanXRQr2.0-SUNRISE, whole genome shotgun sequence genome harbors these coding sequences:
- the LOC110937966 gene encoding E3 ubiquitin-protein ligase PRT6 isoform X1 codes for MFRMEIDSSSSELHTPLLSPKDRILKRLSLIDVPEENLEHPSGIITFVRRNHSRLQEIFNAILPTDDEMEAAMKAESDPNIEDLLHESMVWLQWLMFDGDPAEMLQRLALMNAGKRGVCGSVWGHNDIAYRCRTCEHDPTCAICVPCFKNGNHKDHDYSIIYTGGGCCDCGDVTAWKRSGFCSKHKGAEQIQPLQEDIAKTLGPVLDYLLLYWKRKLKIAESNHQNRPTVDDNATEPKKATDVLTSAVVGMLLDFCKCSESLLSFVSGRLCSEVDLLDVVVRAEMFLSTEVVRKLHELLLKLLSDPFFKYEFAKAFLKYYPKVVNEAVKECKDSVFRKYLLLPTFSVQIFTVPTLTPRLVKEMDLLTMLLECLTNIFSSCSREDHRLQVSKWGNLYETTHRVVEDIRFVMSHSTIPKYMTCDRRDLSRTWMKLLAFVQGISPQKRETNIHIEEENENMHLPFVLGHSIANIHALLVAGAFSTEDESVSTTNKQDVDEQDILRHAKVGRLSQESSVSSVTARGTSMDCDSEAVGGNAESIPVLTSISWLMFECLRAIENWLKSDNTANTSGGHLTLLTSRTSNASGSNFFQLKRTLSKFRKGKTISAGLGAHQPRDTISAGFGDRVVDGDYTNELEALSLADWPEIEYDVSSQEISVHIPLHRLLSLVLQRALKRCYGESESSADSSVEFGDFFGHVLGGCHPYGFSAFVMEHPLRIRVFCSEVHAGMWRKNGDAAILSYEWYRSVRWSEQGLELDLFLLQCCAALAPADLYISRIIKRFGLSAYLNLDLERANEYEAALVQEMLNLIIQIVKERRFCGLTTTQCLQRELIYKLSTGNATHSQLVKSLPRDLSKLDQFQQILDTVAEYSYPSGIKQGMYKLRLEYWKELDLYHPRWNSRDLQVAEERYLRFCNVSALTNQLPKWSKVYPPLNGLAKVATCKTILQIIRAVLFYALFTDKLMPSRAPDGVLITALHLLSLALDISQAQIQSGDADNSIPLLAFAGEEISTGVNDGYDNQSLLSLLVSLMRINQKENVYSLVESGGFDLSSLIKNLLQKFAELDPGCLNKLQRLAPEVVNQLPHSTPSGDANNSASMSDSEKRKAKARERQAAIMKKMKAQQSKFMENISSSAESGLNDSNDAEESISEVANDPDGHEQVVCSLCHDASSKSPVSFLVLLQKSRVVSLLDKGPPSLEKEIQRSGKEQVSYSDEDLNTQTSSSSETMISSELMNLFQNTINEFSSTGQPQEVDAFLEFIKIRFPSLKDIHFPQTSHDNSSQPTTSSGDAFEENMYTQILDVMENDVMKDADFSSAECSSNESFLLGKYIASLSNELLNNSSPSVGGSRSKAQPSSVTSCLTYEGFGPSDCNGIYVSSCGHAVHQDCLDRYLRSLKERYTRRIDFEGGHIVDPDQGEFLCPVCRGLANSVLPDLPKEGTKDNGQLKSQILFSSDANDVFLLKQSLSLLQAAADVSSRSEFLKSFPVLHKRGTITNLESVIRLLHEMYFPGDDKLSGSNRLSDSMIMWDTLKYSLTSIEIAARSERTSSATNFSVDALYEELRSSSGFILSLLLKIVHRTRVQSSLDVLLRLMCIKKFAKSICCADTLNEPPSDTYRVEESVMSMLENADMGKRYPDIQFCAMASYPVLASDAFSTLMWILFCLPVPSMTSEKTFFPLVHMCYVVSITQAALTCFGLNESMNDLSHNDSLITDIFKFVGEHRFLSQYFVSNYMDNCRDLTESIRSLSFPFLRRCAVLWKLMNSSASTPFSGALRPSQTFGDRMDYSFGTPEESIEIDELEKMFNIPALDNIVNDEVARSLVKKWLQHIAKEFGVSNPSRVLHLTPVVPFKLMVLPHLYQDLLQRYIKQKCVDCGAVQDEPALCLLCGKLCSPSWKTCCRNNKCQTHAMSCGAGTGVFLLIRKTTILLQRSARQARWPSPYLDAFGEEDIEMHRGKPLYLNEERYAALSHMVASHGLDRSSKVLHQTSIGAFLML; via the exons ATGTTCAGGATGGAGATTGATTCCTCTTCATCTGAACTTCATACGCCTCTTCTTTCTCCCAAAGATCGTATACTCAAG AGGCTATCACTAATAGATGTTCCTGAAGAGAACCTTGAGCATCCGTCTGGAATAATCACATTTGTTAGAAGAAACCACTCGCGATTACAAGAAATATTCAATGCGATTTTACCAACAGATGATGAGATGGAGGCTGCAATGAAAGCAGAGTCAGACCCCAACATTGAAGATTTACTACACGAAAGCATGGTCTGGTTGCAGTGGTTGATGTTTGATGGTGATCCTGCTGAAATGCTACAACGACTGGCTTTGATGAATGCTGGGAAACGTGGCGTTTGTGGGTCTGTGTGGGGACACAATGACATAGCATACCGATGTAGAACATGCGAACATGATCCCACATGTGCGATTTGTGTCCCATGTTTCAAAAATGGTAACCATAAGGACCATGATTATTCAATCATATACACAGGTGGTGGATGCTGTGATTGTGGAGATGTGACGGCATGGAAACGTAGTGGATTTTGTTCTAAACATAAAGGAGCAGAACAGATACAGCCACTTCAAGAAGATATTGCAAAGACTTTAGGTCCTGTTTTGGATTATCTTCTTCTTTACTGGAAAAGAAAACTAAAAATTGCTGAGAGTAACCACCAAAACAGGCCTACTGTTGATGATAATGCTACAGAACCTAAAAAGGCCACAGATGTGCTGACATCAGCGGTGGTGGGGATGCTTTTGGATTTTTGTAAGTGCAGTGAAAGTTTGCTTAGTTTTGTTTCTGGAAGATTATGCTCGGAAGTCGATCTGCTGGATGTTGTTGTAAGGGCAGAAATGTTTTTAAGCACGGAAGTTGTCCGGAAGCTTCATGAATTACTTTTGAAGTTGCTCAGTGATCCTTTTTTTAAATATGAATTTGCAAAGGCTTTTCTAAAGTATTATCCCAAGGTTGTTAATGAAGCTGTGAAGGAGTGTAAAGATTCTGTTTTTAGAAAATATCTACTACTACCGACATTTTCTGTTCAAATTTTTACTGTCCCTACTTTGACCCCACGCCTCGTTAAGGAAATGGATCTTTTAACCATGCTTTTGGAATGTTTAACCAACATATTCAGTTCTTGTTCTCGAGAGGATCATCGACTACAG gTATCCAAGTGGGGAAATTTGTATGAAACAACACACCGTGTCGTTGAAGATATTAGATTTGTCATGAGCCATTCGACAATACCAAAATACATGACATGTGACAGGCGTGACCTATCAAGGACATGGATGAAATTGTTGGCTTTTGTGCAGGGAATTAGCCCTCAAAAAAGAGAAACCAATATTCACAtagaagaagaaaatgaaaaCATGCATTTGCCTTTTGTTTTAGGTCACTCCATTGCAAATATTCATGCTTTATTAGTGGCTGGTGCATTTTCCACTGAAGATGAATCAGTGTCCACTACAAATAAGCAGGATGTTGATGAACAAGACATTTTACGACATGCAAAAGTTGGGAGACTTTCACAGGAAAGCTCTGTATCTAGTGTGACTGCAAGGGGCACATCGATGGATTGTGATTCGGAAGCTGTTGGAGGGAATGCTGAAAGTATACCTGTTTTGACTTCAATTTCATGGTTAATGTTCGAGTGTTTACgggccattgaaaattggttgaAATCCGACAATACTGCGAATACGTCAGGAGGTCATCTCACTCTCTTAACTTCAAGAACAAGCAATGCTTCTGGTAGTAATTTCTTTCAATTAAAGAGAACACTATCTAAGTTTAGAAAAGGAAAAACTATTTCTGCAGGTCTTGGTGCTCATCAACCGCGTGACACCATTTCTGCAGGTTTCGGAGATCGTGTGGTGGATGGAGATTATACAAATGAATTAGAGGCTTTGAGTTTAGCAGACTGGCCTGAAATTGAATACGATGTTAGTTCACAGGAGATATCAGTACACATACCGTTGCATCGTTTGCTCTCGTTGGTTTTACAGAGAGCATTGAAGAGGTGTTATGGTGAATCTGAATCATCTGCTGACTCATCAGTTGAATTTGGTGATTTTTTCGGCCATGTGCTTGGTGGCTGCCACCCGTACGGGTTCTCTGCTTTTGTAATGGAACATCCTCTGCGTATTAGGGTTTTCTGTAGTGAAGTTCATGCTGGAATGTGGAGGAAGAATGGGGATGCTGCGATATTATCTTATGAGTGGTATCGCTCGGTTCGCTG GTCTGAGCAGGGTTTGGAACTTGATTTATTTCTTCTACAATGTTGTGCTGCATTAGCTCCAGCAGATCTGTATATTTCTAGAATCATAAAACGATTTGGTCTATCAGCTTATCTTAATTTGGATTTGGAAAGAGCAAATGA GTATGAAGCGGCTTTGGTACAGGAGATGCTAAATCTTATTATACAAATAGTAAAAGAAAGGCGATTTTGTGGATTAACTACAACTCAATGTCTTCAACGTGAGTTAATCTATAAGCTATCCACTGGAAATGCCACTCATAGTCAATTGGTCAAATCCCTTCCTCGTGACCTTTCTAAACTTGACCAGTTTCAACAAATTTTGGATACCGTAGCTGAGTACTCTTATCCATCTGGAATCAAACAG GGTATGTACAAATTACGCTTAGAGTACTGGAAAGAACTAGATTTGTATCATCCTCGTTGGAATTCGCGGGACTTACAAGTTGCGGAAGAACGATACTTGCGGTTTTGCAATGTTTCTGCATTAACCAATCAGCTTCCAAAATGGTCAAAGGTTTATCCTCCTCTTAATGGGTTAGCCAAAGTAGCTACATGCAAAACAATTCTACAAATCATTCGAGCCGTTCTTTTTTATGCGCTTTTTACCGATAAATTGATGCCATCACGCGCTCCTGATGGAGTTCTTATAACAGCATTGCACTTGCTATCACTAGCATTAGATATTTCTCAAGCGCAGATCCAATCCGGTGATGCGGATAATTCTATTCCGCTTTTAGCCTTTGCTGGTGAAGAAATATCGACGGGTGTAAATGATGGATATGATAATCAAAGCTTGTTATCACTTCTTGTGTCGTTAATGAGGATAAATCAAAAAGAAAATGTGTACAGTTTGGTGGAATCTGGTGGATTTGACCTTTCTTCTTTGATCAAGAATCTCCTTCAGAAATTTGCTGAGCTGGATCCTGGATGCCTCAATAAATTGCAAAGATTAGCGCCTGAAGTTGTTAATCAGCTCCCTCATTCTACGCCTAGCGGTGATGCAAATAACAGTGCTTCCATGTCTGATAGTGAGAAACGGAAGGCAAAAGCACGTGAGAGACAAGCTGCTATAATG AAAAAAATGAAGGCACAGCAGTCAAAATTCATGGAGAACATAAGTTCATCAGCAGAAAGTGGCTTAAATGATTCAAACGATGCTGAAGAAAGTATTTCTGAAGTTGCAAATGATCCAGATGGACATGAACAGGTAGTCTGTTCTCTCTGTCATGACGCAAGTTCCAAGTCTCCTGTGTCGTTTTTAGTTCTTCTCCAG AAATCTAGGGTTGTGAGTTTGCTCGATAAAGGTCCTCCATCATTGGAAAaagaaattcaaagatctgggaaGGAGCAAGTTTCATATAGCGATGAAGATTTAAACACTCAAACTTCAAGCAGTTCAGAAACAATGATATCATCTGAATTAATGAACTTATTTCAGAATACAATTAATGAATTTTCTTCTACTGGTCAACCACAAGAGGTTGATGCTTTTCTGGAGTTCATAAAAATCCGCTTCCCATCATTaaaggatattcattttcccCAAACGTCACATGATAATAGTAGTCAACCAACCACATCTTCGGGTGATGCATTTGAAGAAAATATGTACACACAGATTCTGGACGTTATGGAAAATGATGTTATGAAGGATGCGGATTTTTCATCAGCTGAATGTAGTTCAAATGAATCTTTTTTACTTGGGAAGTACATCGCATCTTTATCTAATGAACTGTTAAATAATTCGTCACCCTCTGTTGGTGGGTCGCGTAGCAAGGCACAACCAAGTTCAGTGACTTCATGTCTGACATATGAAGGTTTTGGACCGTCAGATTGCAATGGAATTTATGTTTCTTCATGTGGGCATGCAGTGCATCAGGATTGCCTTGATCGTTATCTACGGTCGCTGAAGGAAAG ATATACGAGAAGAATTGATTTCGAAGGAGGTCATATTGTGGATCCAGATCAG GGGGAGTTTTTATGTCCTGTTTGTCGAGGACTTGCAAATTCCGTGTTACCTGATTTACCTAAAGAAGGAACCAAGGACAACGGGCAATTAAAAAGTCAAATTTTGTTCTCTTCAGATGCTAATGACGTTTTTCTCCTTAAACAATCACTTTCTCTTTTGCAAGCTGCAGCTGATGTTTCTAGCAGGAGTGAATTTCTCAAATCATTTCCAGTGTTACACAAACGAGGAACAATCACAAATCTTGAATCCGTAATTCGTTTACTTCATGAAATGTATTTCCCAGGAGACGATAAACTTTCCGGATCAAATCGGTTAAGTGACTCCATGATCATGTGGGACACCCTCAAATATTCACTTACATCTATAGAAATCGCTGCTAGATCTGAAAGGACTTCCTCAGCTACCAATTTTAGCGTTGATGCTTTATATGAGGAGTTAAGGTCTTCTAGTGGGTTTATTTTGTCATTGCTGCTTAAAATTGTTCACCGTACCCGAGTTCAAAGCTCACTTGACGTTCTCTTAAGATTAATGTGTATTAAAAAGTTCGCAAAGTCGATCTGCTGTGCTGATACTCTAAACGAACCACCCAGTGACACCTACAGAGTTGAAG AAAGTGTGATgagtatgttggaaaatgctgaTATGGGCAAACGATACCCAGATATTCAGTTTTGTGCAATGGCATCGTACCCTGTTCTCGCATCGGATGCTTTCTCGACTTTAATGTGGATCCTATTTTGTCTTCCGGTGCCTTCTATGACATCTGAAAAAACATTTTTTCCTCTTGTTCATATGTGCTATGTTGTCTCCATAACTCAG GCTGCATTAACATGCTTTGGATTAAACGAGTCTATGAATGATTTGAGTCACAATGATTCTCTTATCACCGACATTTTTAAGTTTGTGGGTGAACATAGATTTTTAAGCCAATATTTTGTTTCCAACTATATGGACAACTGTCGTGATCTTACCGAGTCAATTCGTAGCCTGAGTTTTCCATTTCTCCGAAGGTGTGCAGTGTTGTGGAAATTAATGAACTCTTCGGCTTCAACACCATTTAGTGGGGCCCTTAGACCATCACAAACATTTGGAGATAGAATGGATTACTCTTTTGGCACGCCAGAAGAATCTATTGAAATTGATGAGTTGGAGAAGATGTTTAATATTCCAGCGTTGGACAACATAGTTAATGATGAAGTGGCACGATCTTTGGTTAAAAAATGGTTGCAACACATTGCAAAGGAATTCGGAGTTAGTAATCCTTCACGGGTTTTGCACTTAACCCCTGTCGTCCCATTTAAGTTGATGGTTTTGCCACACCTATACCAGGATCTGTTGCAAAG GTACATAAAACAGAAGTGTGTTGACTGTGGAGCTGTTCAGGATGAACCCGCGTTATGCTTGTTGTGTGGTAAATTGTGCTCGCCAAGCTGGAAGACATGCTGCAG GAATAACAAGTGCCAAACTCATGCGATGTCTTGTGGGGCCGGCACTGGCGTATTTCTGTTGATTAGG AAAACTACAATATTACTTCAAAGATCTGCACGTCAGGCACGCTGGCCATCTCCTTACCTGGATGCATTTGGTGAAGAG GACATTGAAATGCATAGGGGAAAGCCATTATATTTGAATGAGGAACGTTATGCAGCTTTAAGTCATATG GTGGCTTCTCATGGACTTGATCGGAGTTCAAAAGTGCTGCATCAAACATCAATTGGTGCTTTCCTAATGCTTTAG